A part of Gossypium hirsutum isolate 1008001.06 chromosome A07, Gossypium_hirsutum_v2.1, whole genome shotgun sequence genomic DNA contains:
- the LOC107933998 gene encoding uncharacterized protein isoform X2: MRDTSALLPSSSRHTMKSNKHEADGDRHVDGKNHGAYDDNGSGQDKDNNSSGDANADADGMGNGNVNGHARVDVDDKVNDRDEEKGDDDVARCVRGKHADCIVVDWLNGEYCFECNSGSGQVLVCSEKGCPVALHEACMTWRPIFDDMGKFYCPYCLYKKEVARFKDLTTEAMLARNELSNFICLRRDSRNKEREGETLSMKGASVSTMATEVSCGDCRNGLNDDGKETRHHSQDETRGVDVIRKEQSNEQNISRAHGFENVRNGEMMEEVEEDSSDSGGDDIGEGQQQKRPSSSSGVRTVEETQGVASIRKEKSDEQNLPMANGFENVGNRERMEEDIEISSDNGNAEIGDDRQQLRPSSSKVPVIESFEFVSPNLDTETLVTHQKRDKQRANKAQPLKVVSSEKSSLQPSTSAKNMNVNQERNTVAVKISEEGAKSTKRPLLPVLGTEKRRRLHWTAEEEDMLKELVHKFSSQVNKNIPWRKILEHGRPVFHSTRIPVDLKDKWKNIVAKEISKG, translated from the exons ATGCGTGATACAAGTGCTCTCTTGCCTTCGAGTTCCCGACATACCATGAAATCAAATAAG CATGAAGCTGATGGGGATCGCCATGTAGATGGTAAGAATCATGGAGCATATGACGATAATGGTTCTGGTCAAGATAAGGATAATAATAGCAGTGGTGATGCTAATGCTGATGCTGATGGAATGGGTAATGGCAATGTAAATGGTCATGCCCGTGTTGATGTTGATGACAAGGTGAATGATCGTGATGAAGAGAAGGGGGATGATGATGTAGCTAGATGTGTTAGAGGAAAGCATGCAGACTGCATTGTTGTTGATTGGTTAAATGGAGAGTATTGTTTTGAATGCAACAGCGGAAGTGGTCAGGTTTTGGTCTGCAGTGAAAAGGGTTGCCCAGTTGCTTTACACGAGGCATGCATGACTTGGAGACCCATATTTGATGATATGGGTAAATTCTATTGCCCTTATTGTTTGTACAAGAAAGAAGTGGCCAGGTTCAAAGACTTGACGACAGAAGCTATGTTGGCAAGGAATGAATTGTCCAACTTTATATGTTTGAGAAGGGATAGTAGGAACAAAGAGCGGGAAGGGGAAACATTAAGCATGAAGGGAGCAAGTGTTTCAACAATGGCAACGGAAGTGAGTTGTGGTGATTGTAGaaatggactgaatgatgatggTAAAGAGACTAGACATCATAGTCAGGATGAAACACGAGGTGTTGATGTCATAAGGAAAGAACAATCCAATGAGCAAAACATCTCTAGAGCTCATGGGTTTGAAAATGTTCGGAACGGAGAAATGATGGAGGAAGTTGAAGAAGATTCTTCTGATAGTGGAGGCGATGACATTGGTGAGGGCCAACAGCAAAAGCGACCATCCAGTTCAAGCGGTGTAAGAACTGTAGAAGAAACACAGGGTGTTGCATCCATAAGGAAAGAAAAATCTGATGAACAAAACCTCCCTATGGCTAATGGGTTTGAAAATGTTGGGAACAGAGAAAGGATGGAGGAAGATATAGAAATTTCTTCTGATAATGGAAATGCTGAAATTGGTGACGACCGACAGCAATTACGACCATCTAGTTCAAAAGTGCCTGTAATTGAAAGCTTTGAATTTGTATCACCCAATTTAGATACCGAGACACTCGTCACACATCAAAAGCGTGACAAACAAAGAGCAAACAAGGCACAACCTCTGAAGGTTGTTTCATCAGAAAAGTCATCACTTCAACCAAGTACCAGTGCAAAGAATATGAATGTGAACCAAGAGAGAAACACTGTAGCTGTAAAAATATCTGAGGAAGGCGCAAAGTCAACCAAGCGACC CTTGCTCCCAGTACTGGGTACCGAGAAACGTAGGAGACTACACTGGACAGCTGAAGAGGAAGATATGTTGAAG GAGTTGGTCCATAAGTTCTCATCGCAAGTAAACAAAAACATCCCCTGGAGGAAAATTTTGGAGCATGGTCGTCCTGTTTTCCACTCAACCCGTATTCCAGTCGACCTTAAGGACAAATGGAAGAATATCGTGGCCAAAGAGATCTCGAAAGGGTAA
- the LOC107933998 gene encoding uncharacterized protein isoform X1, whose protein sequence is MGRKVGVVKSGIRNSIPSSNPSTVSLPLRCQHEADGDRHVDGKNHGAYDDNGSGQDKDNNSSGDANADADGMGNGNVNGHARVDVDDKVNDRDEEKGDDDVARCVRGKHADCIVVDWLNGEYCFECNSGSGQVLVCSEKGCPVALHEACMTWRPIFDDMGKFYCPYCLYKKEVARFKDLTTEAMLARNELSNFICLRRDSRNKEREGETLSMKGASVSTMATEVSCGDCRNGLNDDGKETRHHSQDETRGVDVIRKEQSNEQNISRAHGFENVRNGEMMEEVEEDSSDSGGDDIGEGQQQKRPSSSSGVRTVEETQGVASIRKEKSDEQNLPMANGFENVGNRERMEEDIEISSDNGNAEIGDDRQQLRPSSSKVPVIESFEFVSPNLDTETLVTHQKRDKQRANKAQPLKVVSSEKSSLQPSTSAKNMNVNQERNTVAVKISEEGAKSTKRPLLPVLGTEKRRRLHWTAEEEDMLKELVHKFSSQVNKNIPWRKILEHGRPVFHSTRIPVDLKDKWKNIVAKEISKG, encoded by the exons atgggaaGAAAAGTTGGAGTTGTTAAGTCTGGAATTAGAAATTCAATACCCTCTTCAAACCCCTCGACTGTCTCCCTTCCCCTCCGTTGTCAG CATGAAGCTGATGGGGATCGCCATGTAGATGGTAAGAATCATGGAGCATATGACGATAATGGTTCTGGTCAAGATAAGGATAATAATAGCAGTGGTGATGCTAATGCTGATGCTGATGGAATGGGTAATGGCAATGTAAATGGTCATGCCCGTGTTGATGTTGATGACAAGGTGAATGATCGTGATGAAGAGAAGGGGGATGATGATGTAGCTAGATGTGTTAGAGGAAAGCATGCAGACTGCATTGTTGTTGATTGGTTAAATGGAGAGTATTGTTTTGAATGCAACAGCGGAAGTGGTCAGGTTTTGGTCTGCAGTGAAAAGGGTTGCCCAGTTGCTTTACACGAGGCATGCATGACTTGGAGACCCATATTTGATGATATGGGTAAATTCTATTGCCCTTATTGTTTGTACAAGAAAGAAGTGGCCAGGTTCAAAGACTTGACGACAGAAGCTATGTTGGCAAGGAATGAATTGTCCAACTTTATATGTTTGAGAAGGGATAGTAGGAACAAAGAGCGGGAAGGGGAAACATTAAGCATGAAGGGAGCAAGTGTTTCAACAATGGCAACGGAAGTGAGTTGTGGTGATTGTAGaaatggactgaatgatgatggTAAAGAGACTAGACATCATAGTCAGGATGAAACACGAGGTGTTGATGTCATAAGGAAAGAACAATCCAATGAGCAAAACATCTCTAGAGCTCATGGGTTTGAAAATGTTCGGAACGGAGAAATGATGGAGGAAGTTGAAGAAGATTCTTCTGATAGTGGAGGCGATGACATTGGTGAGGGCCAACAGCAAAAGCGACCATCCAGTTCAAGCGGTGTAAGAACTGTAGAAGAAACACAGGGTGTTGCATCCATAAGGAAAGAAAAATCTGATGAACAAAACCTCCCTATGGCTAATGGGTTTGAAAATGTTGGGAACAGAGAAAGGATGGAGGAAGATATAGAAATTTCTTCTGATAATGGAAATGCTGAAATTGGTGACGACCGACAGCAATTACGACCATCTAGTTCAAAAGTGCCTGTAATTGAAAGCTTTGAATTTGTATCACCCAATTTAGATACCGAGACACTCGTCACACATCAAAAGCGTGACAAACAAAGAGCAAACAAGGCACAACCTCTGAAGGTTGTTTCATCAGAAAAGTCATCACTTCAACCAAGTACCAGTGCAAAGAATATGAATGTGAACCAAGAGAGAAACACTGTAGCTGTAAAAATATCTGAGGAAGGCGCAAAGTCAACCAAGCGACC CTTGCTCCCAGTACTGGGTACCGAGAAACGTAGGAGACTACACTGGACAGCTGAAGAGGAAGATATGTTGAAG GAGTTGGTCCATAAGTTCTCATCGCAAGTAAACAAAAACATCCCCTGGAGGAAAATTTTGGAGCATGGTCGTCCTGTTTTCCACTCAACCCGTATTCCAGTCGACCTTAAGGACAAATGGAAGAATATCGTGGCCAAAGAGATCTCGAAAGGGTAA
- the LOC107933996 gene encoding transmembrane 9 superfamily member 12: protein MGNIPGICWGFQLLILFVHHCYGFYLPGSYMHTYSTKDAIYAKVNSLTSIETELPFSYYGLPYCKPMGGIKKSAENLGELLMGDQIDNSPYRFRMNVNESLYLCTTSPLNERKVKLLKQRTRDLYQVNMILDNLPVMRITKQNGVNIQWTGFPIGYTPPNSNDDYIINHLKFKVLVHEYEGSGVQIIGTGEEGMGVISEADKTKASGFEIVGFEVIPCSVKYDPEVMTKLHMYDNISSVNCPLELDKSQIIREQERISFTYEVEFVKSDIRWPSRWDAYLKMEGSRVHWFSILNSLMVITFLAGIVFVILLRTVRRDLTRYEELDKEAQAQMNEELSGWKLVVGDVFREPNHSKLLCIMIGDGVQIMGMALVTIVFAALGFMSPASRGMLLTGMIILYLFLGIAAGYVAVCLWRTLKGTAEGWRSLSWSVACFFPGIVFVILTALNFILWGSKSTGAIPISLYFILLSLWFCISVPLTLLGGYLGTRAEPIQYPVRTNQIPREIPARKYPSWLLVLGAGTLPFGTLFIELFFILSSIWLGRFYYVFGFLLIVLLLLIIVCAEVSVVLTYMHLCVEDWRWWWNAFFASGSVSLYVFLYSINYLVFDLQSLSGPVSAVLYLGYSMIMAVAIMLATGTIGFITSFYFVHYLFSSVKID from the coding sequence ATGGGGAACATTCCTGGAATCTGTTGGGGTTTTCAATTATTGATTCTATTTGTTCATCATTGTTATGGATTTTACTTGCCCGGGAGTTACATGCATACTTATTCGACTAAAgatgctatatatgctaaagttAATTCCTTGACTTCAATCGAAACCGAGCTTCCATTTAGTTATTACGGTCTTCCTTACTGTAAACCGATGGGTGGGATTAAGAAAAGTGCCGAGAATCTCGGTGAGCTTCTAATGGGAGATCAGATCGATAACTCACCTTATCGGTTTCGAATGAATGTGAATGAGTCTCTTTACCTATGCACTACCAGTCCTTTGAACGAGCGCAAGGTTAAGCTTTTGAAACAAAGGACTCGAGATTTGTATCAAGTGAATATGATTCTCGATAATTTGCCAGTTATGAGGATCACGAAACAAAATGGGGTCAACATTCAATGGACGGGATTCCCGATTGGGTATACTCCGCCGAATAGTAATGACGATTACATTATCAATCACCTTAAGTTTAAAGTTTTGGTTCATGAGTATGAAGGGAGTGGTGTGCAGATAATCGGAACCGGGGAAGAAGGGATGGGTGTGATTTCCGAAGCTGATAAGACAAAAGCTTCGGGTTTTGAGATTGTTGGTTTCGAGGTTATTCCGTGTAGTGTTAAATATGATCCAGAAGTCATGACTAAACTTCACATGTATGACAATATCTCCTCTGTGAACTGCCCATTGGAGCTAGACAAATCACAGATAATACGGGAACAAGAGAGGATCTCTTTTACTTATGAGGTTGAATTCGTGAAAAGTGATATCAGATGGCCGTCTCGTTGGGATGCTTATTTGAAGATGGAAGGTTCACGCGTCCACTGGTTCTCCATTCTAAATTCTCTAATGGTGATCACTTTCTTAGCCGGTATTGTGTTTGTTATTTTATTGAGAACCGTAAGGAGGGATTTGACAAGGTATGAGGAACTTGACAAAGAAGCTCAAGCACAAATGAATGAGGAGCTTTCCGGATGGAAGCTTGTCGTGGGTGATGTTTTCAGAGAACCTAATCACTCGAAGCTTCTCTGCATCATGATTGGTGATGGAGTTCAGATTATGGGAATGGCTTTAGTCACAATAGTTTTTGCAGCTTTGGGTTTCATGTCACCGGCTTCGCGAGGAATGCTACTCACCGGGATGATCATTCTCTATCTTTTCTTAGGTATAGCTGCCGGATACGTCGCTGTTTGTCTTTGGAGAACTCTCAAAGGAACTGCAGAAGGATGGAGGTCTCTTTCCTGGTCAGTCGCATGCTTCTTCCCAGGAATCGTCTTTGTTATCCTTACAGCATTGAATTTCATTCTATGGGGCAGCAAAAGTACCGGTGCAATCCCGATTTCTCTCTACTTCATACTCTTATCTCTCTGGTTCTGCATTTCGGTTCCGCTCACTCTCTTAGGAGGATACTTAGGTACCCGAGCTGAACCTATCCAATACCCCGTACGAACCAACCAAATCCCACGAGAAATCCCAGCACGCAAATATCCATCATGGCTACTTGTTCTCGGTGCTGGTACCCTTCCATTCGGAACCCTCTTCATCGAACTCTTCTTCATCCTTTCAAGCATTTGGCTTGGCAGGTTTTACTACGTCTTCGGTTTCTTGCTTATCGTCCTTCTACTCCTCATCATCGTTTGTGCTGAAGTATCTGTTGTCCTCACCTACATGCATCTTTGTGTCGAGGATTGGCGATGGTGGTGGAACGCATTCTTCGCATCCGGTTCCGTCTCGCTCTATGTCTTCCTCTACTCCATCAACTACCTTGTCTTCGACTTACAGAGCTTGAGTGGCCCGGTTTCAGCTGTTCTTTACCTCGGTTACTCAATGATCATGGCGGTTGCGATCATGTTGGCTACTGGTACCATTGGTTTCATCACATCattctattttgttcattatCTTTTCTCGTCCGTTAAGATTgattaa
- the LOC107933999 gene encoding adenine DNA glycosylase — translation MVAFPFYLPFPTRGIEFQTALINSSSWSYFKKTNPNLLSHLSMAKTNKTKRPQLIKQEEQIGDIEDLFSEEDTYKIRASLLEWYEKNQRDLPWRTSTKKSENGENVQEEEEEKRAYGVWVSEVMLQQTRVQTVIDYYNRWMLKWPTLQHLSQASLEEVNEMWAGLGYYRRARFLLEGAKMIVAEGIEFPNTVSALRKVPGIGDYTAGAIASIAFKQVVPVVDGNVVRVLARLKAISANPKDKTTVKSFWKLAAQLVDPSRPGDFNQSLMELGATLCTPLNPNCTSCPVSSQCRALHNSRNDELVMVTDYPMKVVKAKQRIDFSTVSVVEISRSQDRSQQTKSNSRVLLVKRPDEGLLAGLWEFPCVTLDEEADLSLRRKLIDQLLKKSFKLNPPKNCNVISRELVGEFVHVFSHIRRKIYVELLVLHLKGGKHVLFEEDDINTTDWKLLDSEAISRMGLTSAVRKVYSMVQKFKQDGSSNNSVPLRKRPKCS, via the exons ATGGTTGCCTTTCCCTTTTACTTGCCCTTCCCCACGCGCGGGATCGAATTTCAAACGGCACTCATCAACAGCAGCAGCTGGTCTTACTTCAAAAAAACCAACCCCAATTTGCTATCTCATCTATCAATGGCGAAGACCAACAAAACGAAGAGACCACAGTTGATCAAACAAGAAGAACAGATAGGTGACATAGAAGATTTGTTTAGCGAAGAAGATACCTACAAAATAAGGGCATCGTTGTTAGAATGGTACGAAAAGAACCAAAGAGACCTCCCATGGAGAACATCAACAAAAAAATCAGAAAATGGCGAAAATgttcaagaagaagaagaagaaaagagagcATATGGAGTATGGGTTTCGGAAGTGATGCTGCAACAAACAAGGGTTCAGACTGTGATTGATTATTATAATCGTTGGATGTTAAAATGGCCTACTCTTCAACACCTTTCCCAAGCTTCTCTTGAG GAAGTGAATGAGATGTGGGCTGGGTTAGGGTATTACAGAAGAGCTCGTTTTCTTCTAGAG GGAGCCAAGATGATTGTTGCTGAGGGAATTGAGTTCCCGAATACAGTTTCTGCCTTGAGGAAGGTTCCCGGAATAGGAGATTATACGGCCGGAGCAATCGCTTCAATAGCATTCAAACAGGTGGTGCCTGTTGTTGATGGAAATGTAGTTAGGGTGCTTGCAAGACTAAAGGCTATTTCCGCTAATCCAAAAGACAAAACTACTGTCAAGAGCTTCTG GAAGCTAGCAGCTCAACTCGTCGATCCTTCACGCCCTGGGGATTTCAACCAGTCACTAATGGAACTTGGTGCAACTTTATGCACCCCATTGAACCCAAACTGCACTTCGTGTCCTGTTTCGAGCCAATGTCGTGCGTTACATAATTCCAGAAATGATGAGTTGGTTATGGTGACGGATTATCCTATGAAAGTGGTAAAAGCCAAACAGAGAATTGATTTTTCCACCGTCAGTGTTGTGGAGATATCCAGAAGCCAAGATAGATCGCAACAAACCAAATCCAACAGCAGAGTCCTTCTCGTCAAACGGCCAGATGAAGGTTTACTTGCCGGTCTTTGGGAGTTCCCATGTGTTACATTGGATGAAGAAGCTGACTTATCCCTGAGGAGAAAACTAATTGATCAACTATTGAAGAAATCATTTAAACTTAACCCTCCAAAGAACTGTAATGTAATTTCTAGGGAACTTGTCGGGGAATTTGTCCATGTTTTCAGTCACATTCGCCGTAAGATCTATGTCGAGTTGTTGGTGTTACATCTTAAAG GTGGAAAGCATGTGTTGTTCGAAGAGGATGACATAAACACCACGGATTGGAAACTTTTGGACAGCGAAGCCATTTCGAGGATGGGATTGACATCGGCTGTAAGGAAG GTATACTCCATGGTTCAAAAATTCAAACAAGACGGATCATCCAACAATTCCGTCCCATTGAGGAAAAGGCCGAAGTGTTCATGA